Proteins from a single region of Orcinus orca chromosome 20, mOrcOrc1.1, whole genome shotgun sequence:
- the LOC117196693 gene encoding thyrotropin-releasing hormone receptor-like — MSLTPQPRPQAVCIVAGVWGTTSVYCLLWFFLVALDADGHREPQPVPAHLPAGLHRLLCYALLEATVLCSLIGRVLFQNSPAHLPQLGDQLGGQHGGDEDRPEPGTQGRQLRGPGGVQRAAAPGPEAPLLPGSRSPRCWWSRATLCRPVDALPHTGAPLLLCGLAFPGPRGLLFCRTCVYTNSAISPVIYSLTSPKFRLPSSGCAGAGWRSQRGARLVSAPLATAWTPEDADPRE; from the exons ATGTCCTTGACCCCTCAGCCT CGGCCACAGGCCGTGTGCATCGTGGCCGGCGTCTGGGGGACCACGTCCGTCTACTGCCTGCTCTGGTTCTTCCTGGTGGCCTTGGACGCTGACGGGCACCGGGAGCCACAGCCTGTTCCTGCCCATCTGCCTGCTGGACTTCACCGTCTTCTTTGTTACGCCCTGCTGGAGGCCACCGTCCTCTGCAGTCTCATAGGGAGGGTCTTGTTCCAGAACTCCCCGGCCCACCTGCCACAGCTCGGGGACCAGCTCGGGGGCCAGCACGGGGGTGATGAGGACCGGCCAGAGCCCGGAACCCAGGGGAGGCAGCTCCGTGGGCCAGGCGGGGTGCAGCGGGCAGCTGCTCCGGGGCCAGAGGCTCCCCTTCTTCCAGGAAGCAG GTCACCCCGATGCTGGTGGAGTCGTGCCACTCTTTGCCGTCCTGTGGATGCCCTACCGCACACTGGTGCTCCTCTACTCCTTTGTGGCCTTGCCTTTCCTGGACCCCGGGGGCTCCTCTTCTGCCGCACCTGTGTCTACACCAACAGCGCCATCAGCCCCGTCATCTACAGCCTCACGTCCCCGAAGTTCCGGCTGCCTTCCAGCGGCTGTGCGGGGGCGGGATGGAGGAGCCAGAGAGGCGCACGGCTGGTCTCAGCTCCACTAGCTACGGCGTGGACCCCAGAAGACGCAGACCCGCGGGAGTGA